The genomic stretch AAAACCGTCTTAGCAATACTAATACTAATCGTTCCATCCTCTATTAGGTTAACCAATTCCGCTAATAATTGTGCGTCAAAGGGAACGATTGCTTGTTCTTTTTCTTCCTCTGTCAATCTTTGAAATATATCAGATATAATCCAGTTTGCAAGTGATTTTTTGTTACTACACGTACTACCAGCATTTTCAAAAAATTCAGCCATTCGTCTAGATGCCACAATTAAATCTGCATCGTAATTACTTAACCCAAAATCCTTTAAATATCTCGCTTTTCTTGAATCTGGCATTTCTGGTAGAGATTTTTTTATTTCTTCAATTGTTTCCTCGGTAGTTACAATTGGCATCAAATCTGGCTCAGGAAAATATCTATAATCATGGGCTTCTTCCTTACTACGCATAGAAACAGTTACGCCCTTTCCTTCATCCCATCTTCTCGTTTCTTGAACAATTGTACCGCCCTCTTCTATTACTTTTATTTGTCTTTTTGCTTCATATTCAACTGCTTTAACAATAAAGCCAAAAGAGTTCATATTTTTCATTTCTGTTCTTGTACCTAACTCTTTTGCACCTATTTTTCTAATAGAAAGGTTTACATCACATCTTAGAGAACCTTCATTCATCTTACAATCAGATACATCAGCATATAGAAGTATTGTTCTAAGTTTTTCAAGATATGCTTTTACCTCTGCAGCAGATCTTAAATCAGGTTCAGAAACAATTTCAATAAGTGGTACTCCGCATCTATTGTAATCAACCAAAGAGCCTTCTCCTGAGTCATGAATTAATTTGCCAGCATCTTCTTCTATATGAATTCTTGTAATACCAATGTCTTTTTTGATACCCTCAACGTCTATTTCTACCTTTCCTTCATAGCAAAGTGGTAAGTCAAATTGAGAAACTTGATACGCCTTAGGTAAGTCTGGATAGAAATAATTCTTTCTATCTTGTTTACTAAATTGATTTATTTTACAATTGGTTGCAAGACCAGCTCTAATAGCATATTCAACAACCTTACCATTTAATACTGGAAGTGTTCCTGGCATCCCCGTACATATCGGGCAGCAATGGGTATTTGGCTCACCGCCAAATTCAGTTGTACAATCGCAAAATATTTTTGTATGTGTTTTAAGTTCAGAGTGAACTTCTAATCCCAGTACTATTTCATAATCTTTGTAACTCACATCATTCACCTCTTTCTTAAAGGATTGGTTTTTTATTGATTAATGTACGATTTTTTTCATATGCATGAGCTACTTTTATGATTGTGCTTTCTGCAAAAGCTTTTCCAATAAGTTGAATCCCAATTGGGAGTCCCTTCGAGTCAAAACCTGAATTAATTGATAGAGCTGGTACACCAGCAATATTAATTGGCACAGTACATATATCATCCATATACATCTCAACAGGATTATTGATTTTTTCTCCTAATTTAAAGGCAGTTGTTGGTCCAGTAGGAGTTAAAATGATATCAAAATTCTGAAAGGTTTGATCAAATTGGTTTTTAATAAGGGTTCTTACTTGTTGTGCTTTTTTATAATAAGCATCGTAATAGCCTGAGCTTAGAGCATAGGTTCCAAGAAGAATTCTACGCTTGACCTCAGCACCAAAGCCTTCATCTCTTGTTTCTTTATATAGTTCTAACAAATTATCGTATTTCGCTGCCCTGTGACCATATTTTACTCCATCAAAACGAGCTAAGTTAGAGGATGCTTCCGCCGAAGAAATCATAT from Firmicutes bacterium HGW-Firmicutes-1 encodes the following:
- a CDS encoding Asp-tRNA(Asn)/Glu-tRNA(Gln) amidotransferase GatCAB subunit B — encoded protein: MSYKDYEIVLGLEVHSELKTHTKIFCDCTTEFGGEPNTHCCPICTGMPGTLPVLNGKVVEYAIRAGLATNCKINQFSKQDRKNYFYPDLPKAYQVSQFDLPLCYEGKVEIDVEGIKKDIGITRIHIEEDAGKLIHDSGEGSLVDYNRCGVPLIEIVSEPDLRSAAEVKAYLEKLRTILLYADVSDCKMNEGSLRCDVNLSIRKIGAKELGTRTEMKNMNSFGFIVKAVEYEAKRQIKVIEEGGTIVQETRRWDEGKGVTVSMRSKEEAHDYRYFPEPDLMPIVTTEETIEEIKKSLPEMPDSRKARYLKDFGLSNYDADLIVASRRMAEFFENAGSTCSNKKSLANWIISDIFQRLTEEEKEQAIVPFDAQLLAELVNLIEDGTISISIAKTVFAQMWETGERPEKIVEEKGLKQISDDVELKKMASEVIANNPKPVEDYLSGKGAALNTLMGQMMKMTKGKANPQAVTAILKEMLEAMM